Sequence from the [Clostridium] scindens genome:
GCTACATAATCGCTTGGATCAATATCTACATTATACATACAATGCATTTTATTTATATGCGCATATGCAAAACACGACGCTAACAAAACACTAATAATTATTATCCATTGCAAATACCTTTTCATTTCTAATCTCCCTTATGAATTTTTATATTCATTACAAACGTCTTTGACATTTCCTATTCTTTTAACGCATCCGCTATCTAACCATACAATTCTATTGCACAGTTTTTCTACTTGGGAAATACTATGTGAAACAAATAATATAGTAGTGCCTTTATCAATCATATTTTGAATTCTACGCTCACATTTTTCCTGAAATCTAAAATCACCAACTGATAAAACTTCATCTACAATTAAAATATCCGGCGTTCCTATCGTTGCTATTGCAAAAGCCAGTCTAGAAACCATGCCTGATGAAAAATTCTTTACAGGTACATTCATGAATTCACCCAATTCAGAAAATTCCACAATCTCTTCATAATGTTTTTCCATTTCTTTTCTAGGATATCCTAATATCGCGCCATTTAAATAAACATTTTCTCTAGCAGTCAGATCCATATCAAATCCTGCCCCTAACTCTATTAAAGGGGCCACCGATCCATAAACCTGTACTGAGCCCTTTGTAGGTTTTAAAACGCCAGCAATTACTTTCAGCATCGTGCTTTTACCTGAACCATTTAATCCAATTAGTCCCAATGCATCTCCTTTATCAACAGTAAAAGAGACATTCGTTAATGCCCAAAACTCATCATAAGTCACTTGATGCTTTAATGTCTTAATTACAAATTCTTTAAAACTATCTAACTTTTCTGATGCTAAATTAAACTTCATTGAAACATCGTCGACAACAATCATATGCTCTTTTTCCATAATCTGCTCCTAAACATTTAATATAAAATCATCCTGGTTTTTATAAAATACCCACATTCCAATGGCAACCATGATCACAGCCTCAATGATAGATATCATCAAGTTTTTAACCCCCGGTAATGAATTATACATGATAGTATCTCTGAACATCATTACCATGTTAGTAATTGGATTTAATAAAACAATCTTAGACAACCATTCTGGTAAAATATTCATTGGATAAATTACTGGAGTTAAATACATCAGTGCTGTGACAAAAACAGAATACAAGTGCATAATATCACGAAATTTAACTGTTAATGCTGCTAAGAGCAACCCCATTCCTACCGAAAATACCACTAAAACAGTAAGTGGGATCCACGACAATAAAACTGTCCAATTCAATTCTGATCTTGTTACTACCATGACAACGATCAGTGCACAGAAAGAAGCGCCTAAATTAATCACACTGGAAACTATTCTAGATAGAACAAACAAATATTTAGGCATATATACCTTCTTAATTAAAGAAGCATTTCCTATAATGGCTCCCATTGAAGAGGTTGTAGACTCAGAAAAAAAGTTAAAGACAACTTGACCACATAATAAGTACAGCGGAAAATTATCAACTGCAAATTTAAATAAATTCATATAGACTACTGAAAGAACAGCCATCATACAAAGAGGGTTCAATAATGTCCAAAAAACTCCCAAAATGGATCTGCGATATTTAATTTTTATATCCCTAGCAACAAGTTCACTTAATAATGGTCTGAACTTCAAAAAATTTTGTACATATTGTGTCACATTGTACCTCCTAAAATTATTAACTATTTTATTTTTAATCTTAAATATGAAATAACACAAACTAGCAGTATCTAACGATACTGCTGGTTAATCAAATTAATTAATAACTATTACTGTTTTACAATTAAATAACATTTTAAAACCACTCTTCATTTAAAAGATACTTATTAAATTCAAATCCTGACTTTTTATTAAATTTAATTCTCAGAATAATCTTTTTAATTATAGCACCCTTAACAAAGATTATCAACTTACATTTTTTACTTACTATATGCAATGATAAAAAATTACAAGTTTAATTTAAATAATCTTTATCTCATTACAATTCTTCTAATTATATGCTGAACAACATAAAACTGAAGCATCATGCTTGACCATATCATAAAATCATTCAAGGATTTCTTTAATACAACTGTATTATTTCTCATTATACCTATTGCAAATATTGGAAGAAATGGCAGGAAGTACCTGCCCTGTACCCCTTCAACAACCTTCCCTCCTAATTGTGTATAGTCAAGCATAAGCACTGTCAGGATTGCGAAAAACATTAATATACAGATAGCAATATAAAAAACTCTTTGACTGGAATCTATGAGCAATACATCTTTTTCAGTTTTTATTGCTGATAATAAAATTAACAGGAAAAAGCCAATAGCAATTACTATTGGTATTTGTATATCTAACCACCCCAAGTTTGCCCCCAACATACTGGAAAAATAAAAATCAATCTTTTCCTCTAATGTAGAATAAAAAATCCATAATGTTTTCAAAGGGTTTTTAACAATATGACCTAGTGTGTAATGACTTACCGCTCCCTCGCTACCAATACCGATAGTATTACCGCCGTTTAAGATCCCCAACATTCTACTTAATTGGGTAGCACCTACACTAATTATTCCTGCCAATGCAACTATTATACAACTTGTCTTTTTTCTTATACACTTAGCATTGTTTATAAGAAGACACATCATAGGTATAAAAATATAGACTATCTTTATAGCAGACAAAATGATACATAAACAAGACAAAACCACCCAGTCTGCTATTTGAACTTTTTCCTTAGTATAAATCAAATAAAAATTGTATGCTATTGTAAAAAATGACAGTGTAATTAAAAAACTATCATATGAATAAGAAGTCCCTAATTCTAATGTCATTGGCAATAAAGAAGTTAAATAAATCACCATTTTCCCAAAAGGCATCAATTTTATTGCGTATCTTATCACAAAAGCATACGTAAATAAAGAGAATACTCTTCCAAATATCATTACACTAAATGCATTTAAAGAAAGAATCCTAGCCAGAGTTATCCCTAATATTTGCGGTAAATAAAAGATTAAGCCCCTATCTATAACAGAAGCGGCCTTAAGGCTCTCTTCTGTATGCGTGTTAGGTGCATCCCAATCTTCGTAAAGATCTATATAAGAACTTTTATTAGGATGTGTGTATAAGGAGTACCCTTCCTCATATAAAATCGCATTGCCATTACTATCTATATTTTCAAGTCCTAGCAACTTACTTGATTCAGAATACGTAGACGCAAAATGCGTTCTACCATCTGGCACAGTACCTGTTGGGAATATGAGAATATATGTCAAGCCAATTCCAAGAACCATTACTAGAAAAATATTTTCAGTCTTAAATTTTTTAATTATTCCCCAAATTCCTAAACCTAATGTAGAAAACAATAGTATTAGACAACATACATAGACTTTTTTAATAATATCATTTCCTTGTGCAACAATAGAGAGATTAAGTCCTCCTTTTATATAAGTCTCATTTTTTTTCAGCCCTAGAGACTCATTTTTCTCAGAATACACAACACTTATACTGCCAGAGGCTGCCTCGTTTACATATATTTTCAAAAGATACGATTCATTAATACTTTTTAATGGCTTTTTTAATTCAAAAGTACTAATTGCATCTACTGGTAAATCTCTTATTTGATTTTCCCAACTTTGAATTAATTCATTATTCTCTTTCTTATAGATAGAGATATTTATATTACCACTATATTTTTTACTATTCTTTTTTCTAAAGCATAATTTTATCCTAGACATATTGCCATCAGCAATGTATATCTCTTGGCTTATCGTTTCACCATGTATTAAGTCAATTTCATTATCATTCTCTGTCCACCCAATAAGATTTTTTCCTTCAACACTAGATGGAATAATAGACTCTTTATATGTATATAAAGAGGTGGCAATTAATATTAGAATCGAAACTATTATTAAAATTATTTTTTTTATCTTTTTACTATACTTTTCCCAATTTAACACCACATCTTCTTCCTCTCTTAACCCTTCCTTATCGCTTTGTTAATTCTTGATCAATTGTTTTACGCTCGTTTTCTTCATTATTTTTACTTTCTTTTTCAAATAAAGCCAGTTCTTGCGCCAGGTTTTTAACCTTAATTGACATTCTTGAAACAGCAATTGTCAATATAAATATTATACCAAGAGAAAAACAAAAGCCCAAAAAGAATAACATATTAACCGGCACGCCTATTCCCACAATATTTGCCATCCAAGTAATTAATTGTGGAAACATATCAAGAATAAAAATACTGATACCCACCAATAACCAAGCAAGTGCATATCTCAATTCCAAAGATTTTTTCCGTATCATATTAATTATAATAACCAATGCAAGTATAATAAAAAGAGCAACAAAAACTTGTATTTTTATATTCATTTCCCCACCTACTTTCTAACACATTCGATTAAAATTGCCAAAGATACCTTCACCATATAATATATTGATTTCTTTACAGAAATGGAAGAAATCCCCCCACTTCGCTCCCTCATTATTACAGGAATTTCTTCCACCTTCATTCCATTTCTTAAAATTGCCACAACACTCTCTGGTTCGGGATAATCTTTTGGATAGTCTTCCGCAAACATTTTCATTACCTTTAGATTTACCATTCTTAGTCCTGAAGTAGGGTCTGTGATTTTTCTTCCTGTTAGCAGCCTTATCAACCCTGTAAAATATTTTATTCCAATTCTTCTTGTACTTGATGACTGGAACCCCTCTTTATTAATAAAGCGAGATCCAATTACCATATCCACTTCTTTATCCTTCATATAATCAGACATACTTTCCAAAAAACCAGCATCATGCTGCCCATCGCCATCTATTTGGACTGCCAAATCATATCCCTCTTTAATTCCATATTTGTATCCTGTCTGAACAGCTCCGCCAATTCCTAAATTTACAGGTAAATTAATAATATTATAACCATTATTTTCGCAAACTTTCCTTGTATCATCTACAGAGCAATCATTTATGACAACATAATCAAAGTCTTGCGCCTTTTTCTTTACCTCTTCAATAGTCTCTTTTATACTCTCACCTTCATTATATGCAGGTATAATAATTAACTTTTTCATCAGTTCCCCCTAATTCGCTAAAGACATTAATAGTTTTCCTACCCATTTATCGAAGAAATTCTATTTCTCCAACACTTTACCTTTTTGCCTATACCTATTCAGTATATCAGAAACATTTAATTTAATAAATATTCCTTTTCACACGTATTCTATTATAAAACAGTATAAAAGCACAATAGTGACACTCAAAATTATATAATGCAATACTAGTTACTGCTTCCTAATTGCTGTAATGAAATTATCTTTTTACACATAAAACCTCTAAAATTGGTAAATTGATACAAAAATATACTACAAAAGTTAAATCAATAAATTTAAATAACAAAAACAAGCATAAGAAACTCCAAATACAAATACTGTAATATAATTATAGAAAAGTCCATCATTTTGCATAGTTCTTGACAAATCTCTAGACAATATTTTGAATATCAACTAAGATGCAATAAGAACTAGAATAAAAATCACAAAGTAACACATAACTTTCCAATATAAATCTCTGTTCAACTCCCTATTCACTAAACAAATTAACATAAAAACGAAGAAATCATATTATTACAGGCACCGTTGTCAAAATTTGATTTTCTCTATAAGTCATTCCTAACATCACATTAAGTTTAAATACTATTTATTAGATATTGACAAGCAATATATTATAATACAAATAAAAATGACAGTCATTAAAAACAATATCACATATTGGAACAGATTCCTTGTCGTTTAAAGACATACTATCGTTTAAATAAACTTACACAAAATAAAAAACAACAAGTAACTTTATGACTTGAATAATCTAT
This genomic interval carries:
- a CDS encoding ABC transporter ATP-binding protein; the protein is MEKEHMIVVDDVSMKFNLASEKLDSFKEFVIKTLKHQVTYDEFWALTNVSFTVDKGDALGLIGLNGSGKSTMLKVIAGVLKPTKGSVQVYGSVAPLIELGAGFDMDLTARENVYLNGAILGYPRKEMEKHYEEIVEFSELGEFMNVPVKNFSSGMVSRLAFAIATIGTPDILIVDEVLSVGDFRFQEKCERRIQNMIDKGTTILFVSHSISQVEKLCNRIVWLDSGCVKRIGNVKDVCNEYKNS
- a CDS encoding ABC transporter permease — protein: MTQYVQNFLKFRPLLSELVARDIKIKYRRSILGVFWTLLNPLCMMAVLSVVYMNLFKFAVDNFPLYLLCGQVVFNFFSESTTSSMGAIIGNASLIKKVYMPKYLFVLSRIVSSVINLGASFCALIVVMVVTRSELNWTVLLSWIPLTVLVVFSVGMGLLLAALTVKFRDIMHLYSVFVTALMYLTPVIYPMNILPEWLSKIVLLNPITNMVMMFRDTIMYNSLPGVKNLMISIIEAVIMVAIGMWVFYKNQDDFILNV
- a CDS encoding DUF2142 domain-containing protein, with the translated sequence MLNWEKYSKKIKKIILIIVSILILIATSLYTYKESIIPSSVEGKNLIGWTENDNEIDLIHGETISQEIYIADGNMSRIKLCFRKKNSKKYSGNINISIYKKENNELIQSWENQIRDLPVDAISTFELKKPLKSINESYLLKIYVNEAASGSISVVYSEKNESLGLKKNETYIKGGLNLSIVAQGNDIIKKVYVCCLILLFSTLGLGIWGIIKKFKTENIFLVMVLGIGLTYILIFPTGTVPDGRTHFASTYSESSKLLGLENIDSNGNAILYEEGYSLYTHPNKSSYIDLYEDWDAPNTHTEESLKAASVIDRGLIFYLPQILGITLARILSLNAFSVMIFGRVFSLFTYAFVIRYAIKLMPFGKMVIYLTSLLPMTLELGTSYSYDSFLITLSFFTIAYNFYLIYTKEKVQIADWVVLSCLCIILSAIKIVYIFIPMMCLLINNAKCIRKKTSCIIVALAGIISVGATQLSRMLGILNGGNTIGIGSEGAVSHYTLGHIVKNPLKTLWIFYSTLEEKIDFYFSSMLGANLGWLDIQIPIVIAIGFFLLILLSAIKTEKDVLLIDSSQRVFYIAICILMFFAILTVLMLDYTQLGGKVVEGVQGRYFLPFLPIFAIGIMRNNTVVLKKSLNDFMIWSSMMLQFYVVQHIIRRIVMR
- a CDS encoding DUF2304 domain-containing protein, producing the protein MNIKIQVFVALFIILALVIIINMIRKKSLELRYALAWLLVGISIFILDMFPQLITWMANIVGIGVPVNMLFFLGFCFSLGIIFILTIAVSRMSIKVKNLAQELALFEKESKNNEENERKTIDQELTKR
- a CDS encoding glycosyltransferase family 2 protein; this translates as MKKLIIIPAYNEGESIKETIEEVKKKAQDFDYVVINDCSVDDTRKVCENNGYNIINLPVNLGIGGAVQTGYKYGIKEGYDLAVQIDGDGQHDAGFLESMSDYMKDKEVDMVIGSRFINKEGFQSSSTRRIGIKYFTGLIRLLTGRKITDPTSGLRMVNLKVMKMFAEDYPKDYPEPESVVAILRNGMKVEEIPVIMRERSGGISSISVKKSIYYMVKVSLAILIECVRK